DNA sequence from the Alkaliphilus metalliredigens QYMF genome:
GCTTTTCTCCTATCTTTTAGAATATACTCATTACATTTTTGACACCTATCGACTTTGCTAGGTTTTCAAGATGGACCATTTCTTTTGTGGAAGGAACAAAACCTTGAACCAATTCTTTCTGGTTCAGGGTTAATCCTCTATGGTGTACCCTTATTAATTTATAAATGACATCATCATATTTTCTTAAACGCATGGATACTTCCTTCACGGTACTTTCGAGGTCAATATACTCATTGATGCATACAGTTCTCACTTCTTCGACTTTGTTTAATTTCAGTAGATATTCTAGGTTATCAAAAGAGTTGACTTGTTTTTTTCTAGTCACCTTTTCTAGGTTGTTAATCCCTTTAATATCAAATAAAAATTTATCGGTTATTGGAATCAATGCTTCCATTTTTTCTAGATTGAACAACCCATTTGTGTCGATATAACAAGTCAATCCGAGCTTTTTAACTTCACCAAAGAGCTGGGTTAAATACGTACTATATAGAGTTGCCTCCCCCCCCGAGACGGTAATTCCTCTGATATAGGGCCCATATTTTTTAATGATACTTAAGAGCTCTTTTATCGTATAATTTGTTTCCTGGGTTTCTTCACAGGGTAATTTGATCGTTTCTGGATTGTGACAGTAAACACAATTTAAATTACAGCCTTGAACAAAAATACTTGTTCGATTTCCCCTACCATCTACATTGGAAAAGGGAATGATCTCATTCACTGGAAGGGTGATTTCCTGAATCTCCATACTTTTACGTTCTTGTCCTTCTGTTAAATACATTGGCATTGTCATCTGTACCCATTCCTAACATAGCAGTATTTCTAAGCACTACTTCATTGGCTCTTGCTTTTTCAACCTCACTACGTTTGACTAAATACCCTGTTACTCTAATTAAATCGGAATCTTGTAAATAGGTTGTGATATAACGATATCCTTGATTAAATGCACCTTCAATGATATCTACAACCGCATCTAAATTATTTAAATAGGTTTGATCAAAGGCAAATAAGTCTCCGACTCCCGAGGGAAAGTACTGATGAAATTGAGCTGATTGTGTTAAATGTAGGGGGAGAATTGGCTCATCCCCCACAGGAATTCTGTGGGCTGGGGTATTTTCTTTATCAGCCTGACTTAAACTGGCACCCACCTGGGCATGTAATAAATAATGATTGTTTGTTCTTTCACAATAAGGGGCTTTATGATTGTTCACAGCTTGTTCTAATGTGCTTAAGATTTCATGAGCAATTTTATCGCCGTCATCTGATTGTCCAAACTTTTCATCCTTGTTCTCAATTTCAAGGATGTGATTCACAGCCTCTGCCAATCCTACTATGGCAAACATTGCTGTGAAATTTTCGCTGTTAATAAAGCCTTCCTTTTCTAAAAATGAGCTCTCAAAGAAATTGGATTCTTCAACAATAAATTGGATTCTTTTATCCATCATTGAAAACATCGTTTTGGATAAATAAGGTAGGGCTTCCTTGATCAATCCTTCTCTTGAATCACAAGATTTGGCAATGGTCCCTAATCGGAGTCTTAAAAGGGTATAGGCGCCACCACCAATAGGAAGGGCATTATAGCAGCTTACAATCCCATGTTCTCCTACATCCTTAATATAGCCTAGATCATTAGAAAAGGAGGGCTTAGCGGCCAACAGGGCTGCTTTTACCGCAAGTCTTGCAAATTCTCTTTCGGTTATGTCTTGATTGTATTTAATGGTCAAATTAGGTGTGGGGTTTTTCAACGCCATAACAGCCTTTAAAATCAACGCCCCTGCTCTAGTGGCCTTAGGCCCAATGTTCCCATGGCAAAATGAGTCAGGAACCGTTTTATCTATGTGATTTAAAAATCTTTTGATTTTTATATAATCTTCATCTTCATTTGTAATAAATGGTTCTATTAATTGATCTAATTGTCCAACAAAAACCGGGAAGCTTGTGATAGACGGCACATGGCTGTATAGAATCAGGAGTCCATCTAATAATTCATCTATGTCAGTTGGGGGTTCCAATTCTAAATATTTGCAACCTTTTTCACTAAATACTGCGTAATCCGGTACAATGTATCTTGGTCTATACACGCCGTAGCCTTCATTTAAATCACAGATCATACTATTTTCTATTGTCTGCATTTCTTCAGTTGTATAGTGTAATACCTCCATTGGATCCACAATTCTTTCGGCAATATTCGCTAAAATATGGTGTTTTTGTTGATAATTCAAATTTTTACTTTTGATTGTTTCTAGTATTTCACTTTGCTTTGCTTTCATCTTCTAACACCTCTTATTTTATGAAGTCTATATGGTTTAAGTAAAAAAAACCAAGACTATAAAATCTTGGTTTTTTTATAGTTATTCTATTTAATTTAGTCTTCTTGTAATCTTACTGGTAAAGTTGGTACTTCTAACTCTCCAGAAACAACTTGTGGAATATAGCTTCTCACTTGTGTTACAATCTCATCTGAAAGATTTGGGTTGTTTTCAGGTAGTCCTACCCCTTCATTTTCTAAATTGAAGACATAAACTTCTCCACCTGGAAAATTACCCTCTAAAGCCATTTTAGCAATATCATAAGCAGCAACGTCTACACGCTTCATCATTGAAGTTAAAACTGCTGAGCTATCGCCTTCGTAGATTCCATCTTCGAATTGATCTTTGTCAACACCAATTGCCCATACATCTTCACCATTAAGTCTTCTGTCTCTAGCCTCTCTAATTAGACCATTACCAGTACCACCAGCTGCATGGTAGATTACATATGCACCTTGGTCATATAATCTAGCTGCTAATGCTTGCCCCGTTTGCGCACTGTCAAATGCACCAGCGTACTCTACTAAAACAGTCATGTCTGGATCTACAGCCCAAACTCCAGCTTCAAATCCAGCTTCAAATCTTTGAATTAATTCAAAGTCAATCCCACCGATGTAACCAACAGTGTCTTGACCTGCTTCTTGGGCCTTTAATGCAGCTGCTACTCCCACTAAGAAAGATCCTTCTTCCTCTGAGAACACAGCACTAACTACATTTGGAGCATCAACCACTTCGTCAATTAATAGGAACTTTTGATTTGGGAAGTTGCTTGCTGCTTCAGCTAGGGATTCCAAAAATAAAAATCCAGGTGCTACAATCAGGTCAGCTCCTTCGTCCGCAAATGCCGATAGGTTTGGTAAATAATCAGCATCTTCTTCGGATTGTAAGAAATTCTTGTCTGATCCAAATTCAGCAGCAAATCTTTCTACGCCTTCCCAGGTACCTTGGTTAAAGGATTTATCATCGATTCCGCCAACGTCGGTTACAAGGCCTACGAAAAAGTCAACTTCTTCAACGACTTCTTCTTCAACAACTTCACCTTCTTCTACAACTTCATCTTCTTCAACTGTACCGCCACCGCAGCCTGTCAATAACATTGATAACATTAGCATGCCTACTAGTAATAACATGAGACTTTTTTTCACTTTTAAATCCCCCTTTTGAAAGTTATTTAATCACTCTTTTTTATATGTATTGAGTGATTAAAAATTATAGTACAAACTTACTGCCTATATAATTGATTATAATATACAAAATATAGAAATGCAACCGAATTCTAGGGTTGTGAAGAGAAGTCTATGAAGCATGGAGACAAGTTCTCCTTTGTACATTTTGGGTTCATATACTATACAAAAAGATAAGAACCCATAGTTCACCATGGGTTCTTAAAATTACATTTTTTTATTTAACAAGGATCTGCTTCTTGGGCAACAAACTTGGCCTCTTTTAACTCTTGTATTGCTCGCTGTAGCTTGGCTTCGCTGACCATGACCACTGGCCCTGTACAGCCCATACCACTTTCAGCATAAATCCCCTTTTTCCAAAGAGCTGTCACAGCATCCTCTAAATCCATAATATCGATACCCGAAATGGATCCCGTCACAACTTCATGTGGCGGTGCAGTTACCTCTTTATCTCTTTCATCACAAGCGGCTTTTTGAGTGCCTTTTATCAAGGATTTCAAAATCGCTTCTCCACCTGCTGCTCTAGCTAAATCAAATTCCCGCTTTGCCACTTCTTTAATATTTCCCTTTATCAAATCAGCTGCATACTTAATGGCATTGGCTACAACAGGCGTTCCAGATGCCCTGGATAGGATCAACACTGTCTTATCGTATCCATCGCCTATTCCTGGTCCATAGCCATATCCCATGGACTCGTATTCTCCTCCAGTTGTGAAGGAAGAAAACACCTTCATAAAAATATTTCCTGATAGTGTATCTTGAACCATGACATCTGGCGTTCCTGCTAAGAGGTCGTTTCCTCTCATAACACAGCCACCATCAGAACGCATGGATTCTTGAAAATTAATAGGATATCCATTGCTATTCAATTCCTTTAATGCTCTCTCCACCTGTCTTGATCCGTCAAGATTTAAAATACCCACACTTGGGTTTTCAATCCCACAAGCCTTAGCGACTATGATTCCACGAAGGGCATTTTTCACCATACTCTCTACTCTATGGGTAGAGGTTGTTCCTGTTGTTGTTGCCAGATACATTTCTTTTCCCTTTCCAGGAGTGAACACCTTGCCTACTGTGGCTACCCCTATTGGAAAGTTATAATGCATCGTCACGCAGGCATCAATTGTGCCATCTTCTAGTAGCTTCTCCATGGTTTTATGCATCATTTCTTCTTCATTTACTTCGATTGTTTGAAATTTCGTATCATTTTTGGGTCCGATTAAGATAACCTCATAATCAGAACACATTTGTGCTGCCATTTCGGCACCTTGAATCAGCGTCTCAACACCATGCTCGCTTCCTAATGTCGTTAGTCCAATGCGAGCCTTTTTTCCAAATTGTCCTGTTTGCATTGCATCTGCAATGTCGTTAAAGACATTACCAATCATTTTTTTTACTGCTTTATTTTCAGTCATTGAGTTCACCCCTTATTTACCTAATAAGTGTGACGCAAAATCCTTCATGGCTTCACCTATCATAGATTTTACTTCATCCTCAGAAATCCCTTGTGGCTTTTCTTCTGTTAGGCCATCGTTCTTTTCTAGTATAAAGGATACGCCATCAAATTGATTTGTCATTCTAGCTAGGAATAGACTTCCCTTCCCAACAATCATAGCTCTTTTGATTTCATCATTTAAGAAAGCTTCACGTGCATGCCCTAGGTAAGGTACTCCAGAAGGAATATGTCCTTGGGTTGGCGCCCATCCAGGCATACCATGATTTTTAGCAAATGTAGCCACTTCTGCTCTTTCTAAATCGCCTCTTTTTACGCCTAATGCAGCAATCATCTTATAGTTAGCTTCAGGTACATCTCCTGCTCCAGCAGGCTTTGTGATATCTGGATTTTGCATTTCCACTGAGTATCTATCAACATCTGTAATCTTTAGACCACCCTTATCTAAGGGTGCAGTGATTAGAGAAGTGATGACTGCCTGTGGTGAAGAACCTGTTCCTACTGTATGTCTTCCAATTAAATCAGTTCTGATAATCGGATTCACACCGTCGTTTTTACTCACCAATACTGCAAATCCACCTAATACATCTTCCAGGATTGGCATTTCTTTTTTAACATGATCTTTCCCATTCATGCCTAACTTAGCAGTTGCGCCACCGGCGACAACCACAACATTTTCATACACGCCACCCTTAACTAAAGCTGCCGCTTGGATCATGGCATGGGCTGGTGCAGCACAAAATGCTCTTGTATCAGATCCAGTTGCATTAACAGCGCCAACAACCTCAGCGATTGCCTTAGCAAAGTTCCCGCCACCTCTTTGATTCATATCGCCGCAAGCCTCTTCTGAGCATTCAATGACATACTCAATTGATGTCACATCAATGTCATTTTTAGCAATTAGATTCATGAATGATAATGCACCTGAAGCTTTTGCAACTAAGTTTTCAAACATAATATGAGCATTTAAATTAGAATCCGTTTCATGGGCTCGCTTGACGCATCCCACAATCTTGTGATCCTGATAAATTGCCTCTGCATGATGATTGTTAATGAATTGATCAATATCCTCTTGCTCTTCACCTTCTTTAATTTTAGCGATCAACGCTTCTGTCATTAAAGGATGTTTTTCAAGCTTTCCCCTTACTTCTTTGGTGAATTCTTTATTTAATTTAACAAGATCAAAAACATCAACAGCCTTTAAGAAACCAATAAACTCGTCCTGGGGCATGATTTCTCCTACTTTACCAAAACGATCTGCACTTTCAACTTCATGGGTATGCCATGGCATCTCATAACCCCGTAGCTCTTCGGGTTTCATATTCCCTATATATACTTGGTTTGGCGGATAAGCCACTACTTTTTCATAGCTCCTTAAATGATTAGGAAGCTTTTTTAAATACTCTGATTCTGGATTTCCAAGTTTTTCACCAATCTGTGTCGTTCCACTGTGAATTACCATATCAGGTGCATGTACAAGAATGTAACCGGCACCCTTCATTACTGCGTAGGACATCATAGCCACCTCCAAAGAATTTTCTTGCGAATCAATCATTTTTTTAATGAATCAGTTATCATCATTTTTGTTCTTCGGCATAATATTTAAATAGATGGGTGACCCTAATCACCCATCTATTTATGTCTTTCATTTATCTAGTCATATTGATGGGTTCATTAATCTTCAAATACTGTTTGACCATCAACTTCAGTTGTTAAGGCCTTTAGGGCTTTTACAACTAATTTTTTTCGTAAGCTCTTTTCATCTTTTTCATCTAATGCTGGATTTCCTAATGGATGTGGAATTGCAATTGTGGGTACAATTCGATTCGCTCCAACCGTTAAGGAAATGGGTACAATTGTACACATGTGTACTACAGGAATTCCTGCTCTTTCAATCTCTTTCACCATCGTTGCACCGCAACGTGTACAGGTGCCTCACGTAGATGTGAGGATAACGGCGGTCACACCATCAGCCACTAATTCCTTTGCAAATTCAGCTGCAAAGAGTTTAGAGCTTCCAACTGAAGTCCCATTACCCACTGTTGTGTAAAAGTACTTGTGTAATTTGCCAATGATGCCCTCTGTTTCTAAGTCTCTTAATACATCTACTGGTAAAACACGATCAGGATCTGTATTGGCATAGGTAGGATCATAGCCACCATGAGCGGTTTCATGATCTGCTTCCGTTAAATCCTTAAACTGTGAAATATCATATTTTCCATATTTAGATGCACTAGAAGATTCAATCCTATCTGGGTTATGCTTTGGTACAATACCGCCAGATGTAACCAATGCGATCTTCGCAGTACTTAAGTCCTTCACTGCTGGATTTGGCTCTACGCGATCAAAGTCTGGCATTGGATATTCCGTTACGAAGTCTTCTTTATTTAACTTCTTCATCAGCATATCAACTGCACGCTTAGCGCCTCTCTCTTCGGCGAAGTAATTCTTCCTGATTCCTCGGGAAATATATTTATCGTCTTCTGGAGAACCAATTGATTCTCCTTTTAACATCTTAAGGGCAAGAGCGGCCATAGCTGGAATGGCTTTTCTCATTGTTGCCGCAGAATTACCAGTTTCTATAATGTAAACACTCTTTTTATACATATCTGCACCTGGGTTTTCTGGGTACATTCCTGTTAATACAGGGATTCCTAACTGATCATTTACTTCCTTAGCAATGGTTCCGCATGCAACACCATAGCGTCCGGCGTTAAAAGCAGGGCCTGCAATAAATAGATCAGGCTTATACTGCTTTACCATCTTTATGACTTCAGCCTTTGCTTCTTCTACGTTTTCGTTAAAATAGGAATCACCGCAAATAATCGTTGC
Encoded proteins:
- a CDS encoding radical SAM protein, which translates into the protein MYLTEGQERKSMEIQEITLPVNEIIPFSNVDGRGNRTSIFVQGCNLNCVYCHNPETIKLPCEETQETNYTIKELLSIIKKYGPYIRGITVSGGEATLYSTYLTQLFGEVKKLGLTCYIDTNGLFNLEKMEALIPITDKFLFDIKGINNLEKVTRKKQVNSFDNLEYLLKLNKVEEVRTVCINEYIDLESTVKEVSMRLRKYDDVIYKLIRVHHRGLTLNQKELVQGFVPSTKEMVHLENLAKSIGVKNVMSIF
- a CDS encoding YjjI family glycine radical enzyme, coding for MKAKQSEILETIKSKNLNYQQKHHILANIAERIVDPMEVLHYTTEEMQTIENSMICDLNEGYGVYRPRYIVPDYAVFSEKGCKYLELEPPTDIDELLDGLLILYSHVPSITSFPVFVGQLDQLIEPFITNEDEDYIKIKRFLNHIDKTVPDSFCHGNIGPKATRAGALILKAVMALKNPTPNLTIKYNQDITEREFARLAVKAALLAAKPSFSNDLGYIKDVGEHGIVSCYNALPIGGGAYTLLRLRLGTIAKSCDSREGLIKEALPYLSKTMFSMMDKRIQFIVEESNFFESSFLEKEGFINSENFTAMFAIVGLAEAVNHILEIENKDEKFGQSDDGDKIAHEILSTLEQAVNNHKAPYCERTNNHYLLHAQVGASLSQADKENTPAHRIPVGDEPILPLHLTQSAQFHQYFPSGVGDLFAFDQTYLNNLDAVVDIIEGAFNQGYRYITTYLQDSDLIRVTGYLVKRSEVEKARANEVVLRNTAMLGMGTDDNANVFNRRTRT
- a CDS encoding BMP family lipoprotein — protein: MKKSLMLLLVGMLMLSMLLTGCGGGTVEEDEVVEEGEVVEEEVVEEVDFFVGLVTDVGGIDDKSFNQGTWEGVERFAAEFGSDKNFLQSEEDADYLPNLSAFADEGADLIVAPGFLFLESLAEAASNFPNQKFLLIDEVVDAPNVVSAVFSEEEGSFLVGVAAALKAQEAGQDTVGYIGGIDFELIQRFEAGFEAGVWAVDPDMTVLVEYAGAFDSAQTGQALAARLYDQGAYVIYHAAGGTGNGLIREARDRRLNGEDVWAIGVDKDQFEDGIYEGDSSAVLTSMMKRVDVAAYDIAKMALEGNFPGGEVYVFNLENEGVGLPENNPNLSDEIVTQVRSYIPQVVSGELEVPTLPVRLQED
- the grdD gene encoding glycine/sarcosine/betaine reductase complex component C subunit alpha, with the translated sequence MTENKAVKKMIGNVFNDIADAMQTGQFGKKARIGLTTLGSEHGVETLIQGAEMAAQMCSDYEVILIGPKNDTKFQTIEVNEEEMMHKTMEKLLEDGTIDACVTMHYNFPIGVATVGKVFTPGKGKEMYLATTTGTTSTHRVESMVKNALRGIIVAKACGIENPSVGILNLDGSRQVERALKELNSNGYPINFQESMRSDGGCVMRGNDLLAGTPDVMVQDTLSGNIFMKVFSSFTTGGEYESMGYGYGPGIGDGYDKTVLILSRASGTPVVANAIKYAADLIKGNIKEVAKREFDLARAAGGEAILKSLIKGTQKAACDERDKEVTAPPHEVVTGSISGIDIMDLEDAVTALWKKGIYAESGMGCTGPVVMVSEAKLQRAIQELKEAKFVAQEADPC
- the grdC gene encoding glycine/sarcosine/betaine reductase complex component C subunit beta encodes the protein MSYAVMKGAGYILVHAPDMVIHSGTTQIGEKLGNPESEYLKKLPNHLRSYEKVVAYPPNQVYIGNMKPEELRGYEMPWHTHEVESADRFGKVGEIMPQDEFIGFLKAVDVFDLVKLNKEFTKEVRGKLEKHPLMTEALIAKIKEGEEQEDIDQFINNHHAEAIYQDHKIVGCVKRAHETDSNLNAHIMFENLVAKASGALSFMNLIAKNDIDVTSIEYVIECSEEACGDMNQRGGGNFAKAIAEVVGAVNATGSDTRAFCAAPAHAMIQAAALVKGGVYENVVVVAGGATAKLGMNGKDHVKKEMPILEDVLGGFAVLVSKNDGVNPIIRTDLIGRHTVGTGSSPQAVITSLITAPLDKGGLKITDVDRYSVEMQNPDITKPAGAGDVPEANYKMIAALGVKRGDLERAEVATFAKNHGMPGWAPTQGHIPSGVPYLGHAREAFLNDEIKRAMIVGKGSLFLARMTNQFDGVSFILEKNDGLTEEKPQGISEDEVKSMIGEAMKDFASHLLGK
- the grdB gene encoding glycine reductase complex selenoprotein B, which translates into the protein MSKKRVVHYINQFFAGIGGEEKADIKPEVREGIVGPGMALESALKDEIEIVATIICGDSYFNENVEEAKAEVIKMVKQYKPDLFIAGPAFNAGRYGVACGTIAKEVNDQLGIPVLTGMYPENPGADMYKKSVYIIETGNSAATMRKAIPAMAALALKMLKGESIGSPEDDKYISRGIRKNYFAEERGAKRAVDMLMKKLNKEDFVTEYPMPDFDRVEPNPAVKDLSTAKIALVTSGGIVPKHNPDRIESSSASKYGKYDISQFKDLTEADHETAHGGYDPTYANTDPDRVLPVDVLRDLETEGIIGKLHKYFYTTVGNGTSVGSSKLFAAEFAKELVADGVTAVILTSTUGTCTRCGATMVKEIERAGIPVVHMCTIVPISLTVGANRIVPTIAIPHPLGNPALDEKDEKSLRKKLVVKALKALTTEVDGQTVFED